The genomic DNA AATTACGAATTCGGGGCCGAATGATTTTATTGAGGTATATGAACTAGATGAAGAGAGAGGAACAAAAGCTCTTTTTATGGGACAGATTCAGCAGCTTACTGTCCGGATCATGCATGAACAAAACCAACTTGTCGTTGAGGCTATTTCCCATACCTTTAATATGGATACGTATAAAAGAAAAAGAAGCTTCCAACATGTAGATCAGAAGTATGCCGAAATTATTAAAGATGTGGTCGCGGCTTACCCTGAAAGCGACTTTATTGATTATTCGTTTAATGATAAGAAGACGGGAAAGTTTATCATGCAGTATGAGGAGACAGATTGGTCCTTTTTGCAAAGGCTGGCCTCACATGAAGGAGCTTCACTAGTTGCAGATATTACAGCTCATAAACCGCGCTTCTGGATTGGTATACCCGAAGGTCGAAGGCAGATTCAGCTGCCAGAAAATTATCCTTTCGAAGTGTCGCGTCGAATCCAAGCTTATTTATATACGGCCTCGAGTGACCATATTCAGAAAACACAAGATAGAACGACGACGTATACTTTTGAGTGGATGAGTGCACTGGACATTGGAGATGAAGTAATTAAAGATGACCACACTTATGTGATAGCAAGAAGACAGGCTGAAATGAAGCAAGGACAGTTAATTTGGACATATGAATGTGGTTTTCGGGAAGGTTATAAACGAGGTAAAATACATAATAATGCCATCATTGGCGCGGCAATTAACGGAAAAATTATTGGGGTCAGCCGTCAGCAAGTAAAGATACACTTGGATATGGACAATGATCAGAATGAGGGCTTTGCCCGCTGGTTTCCTTATGCAGCAGAAGGAAATCAAGTGTGGTATATGATGCCGGAGAAGGGAAGTAAAGTGAAATTATACTTTCCTAGTTCGGAAGAGGATGAAGCCTTCGTCATTCAATCCGTCCGGCAAGAACCGGGCATGAACTATGCTGCGAAACAACAGCAAAAAATGGCTGATCCTAGAGTGAAAACCTTTGGCAACCCTCAGGGAAAAGAGTTCACACTTGGAGATAAGGAATTAAATATTACTGGTCGTGAGGGCCAACTTTATATTGGCATGAATAACTTTACTGGAGTCAACTTATCTGGTAATCAACAGGTGCGAATACTAGCCGCAGGCGGTATCCATTTAAGCGGAAATCAAGTGGAATTGATGGCTAGTGAAAGCTTGTCGCTGGAAAGAATTGCTGATACATTGGAAGCAGATGAGGGAGCAGGGTCTGCTGGAGGGAAGCAGGTAACTGGAAAACTAGGATTACGAGATGATATTAGCTCGTATAGTGAAAAAATTAAGTTTACCGCCACCGGAGAGAGAGAAGAGTATGAACCCATTCTTAGCGATTTCGAGAAGCAGGTTCAAGAGCATGGGGCTGCGGTGGTTAAGCACTGGAAATACCAGGAGAGCGAAAGCGCGAGAAACAAAGGGCGGATAGAAGCTTATAAGGATACAGGTAAAGCACTATGGGGTTTTGTAGTAGATGTTGGGGATATGGCGTTTACGACTGTCTACCAAGTTGGTATTGTTGTTTTAGATATAGATCAAACCTGGGATGAATCAGATAAAAAAATACAAGAGTTCTATTCAATCTTCGGTGCTAAAGATAATATAGGTTCATTGAATGAACGAAATGAAACCTTACAAGGCGTTACCTCATCTATACAATATGTTGTAGATACTGTAAGTCTTAAAAAATCAGGGAGCGAACTTGTAGAGGATGCTAAGCAGGCGTTAAAACAGGCTAAAGAGGGTCTCATAGACCCTGTAGTAACGAGCTTCACAAAGAACTCAATGAGCCATTATACGACCACTAAGGAAGAGAATGAAGCATTAGGTTATGCTCATGGACAAACCAGCGCTATGGCAATTGAAGCTGCATTAGCGGCAGCGTCAAGGGGGACAACAGTAGCAGCAAGAGCTAGACATCTTACACCGGATACAAATAGTAAAAAGTCGAAGACAAACACAGTCGATAACGAACAAAAAAAGGGTATAATGGGGTTCATTGCTCCCAACGGCGCAAAAGGTTTGTTTGGTAAAGGCGCAGGCGTTCATGATGGTCGCTTTAAAACCAGAGGATCTGTCTTAGATCGAGTGATGGAGAACTTTGGAGAAGCAGCTAACAAGATGAAACGGGCTGCTGTAGATCAAGCTCCTTATTATGTTATGATACGTCAAACTACAAACGGTATAAAGGCACTTGATTTCGTCAAGAATGAGAATTCTAAATTATTCTCCATGGGTGGAGACGGACCGGATAGGAACAAGGGTAAGACTGGGGGGACGGGTGAAGGTAAGAAAAAAGGTGAAGTTAAAACACTTGTGGGCGAAGGACAGCAGTTTACAAACGGTAGAAAAAATAAGCTGAAGCCTGATATTAAGTATAGAACTGGGGAGTATGATTATTTTTATGAAACAGATAATTTAGGTAGAATTTCTAAATTTGAAACGGAAGATTTACAATTAACAAAGAGAACAGACAGATTGTCGCACAGCAAAAATACACCTGGTAAAGTAAAAGGTCAAGATCATGCAGGACATTTGGTTGGCGATAGATTTGGAGGATCACCCAAAATTGACAACTTGGTTTCGCAACTATCTGATGTTAATCTAAGGCAGTATAAGAAAATTGAGGATACATGGGCTGCTGCATTAAAAGAAACACCTCCCAAAAAAGTAACAATTGATATTGAAATAATTTATTCTGGGGACAATATGCGTCCAGATAAATTTAGAGTCAGATATACTATTGATGGTGAATTTGGTTCTGTAGATCTAAAAAATTAATCACTAGGAGTGAAGAAAAGTATGAAAGAGTTTGAAGATATGTTTAGTGAATTGCAAGCCGATATGATATCTATATGTATGGAATATGTTGAAGATAGAGCCGATAAAGTGTTTGTTTATGCTTCGTGTGAAGAAGGAGTTATTTCTAGCAGCTTCTTTTATTTGATTAACAATAAGTATGTAAAGCCTCATAAATTGAATGATGCATTAGAAGATGGGGAAGTAAGATATGATGTTTCTACAGAACGAGGGTTTATGGTATTAGATATCATCAATGATAATGTCGAAAAAATTAAAGTATTATGTAAAGAATATGAAAGAGAAATGCCAACTGAGTTGAAATTAATATATGATGTTAAGAGTGGTAAGTTCCAGGCAGAATACAAGTATGATTTAGTATACACAAATGATGATGTAAAAACGGCCCATCATATTGCTAATGAATGGTTTGAGGATGTTCAGAAAACTAACCTTTAAAACTGGTTCAAGCTATATCGGCTATAGTATTATTTTAGTTCAGTATTAATTTGTTCGATTACTAGTGTATGAACATTTTTCCTTATAACATTAATTGAACAGGTCGATTATGGTAACGTACTTCCATGATTGACCTCTTTTTGATGTTTTTTTGCGGTCTTTTCAGTTAGGGAGCGAACTTCTTGAGGATGCTAAGCAGGCGTTAAAACAGGCTAAAGAGGGTCTCATAAGATTCTGTAGTAACGAGCTTCTCCAAGAACACTATGAGCCATTATACGACCACTAGGGGGAGAAGATGGTAGGACAGGAAAACTCAAAAAAGTTATATTGGAGATGTTGAAGAGATGAAACAAGTAACTTGGCTTTTTACTGATGAACAATTAAACGAGAATGATATTATTACTATGGAGAATTCACTTGGTGTGAAGTTTCCTGAGGACTACAAAAATTGCATTAAAAAATACAATGGTGGTTATCCTGAACCTAACATTTACTATTTTAATGATGGAGGGGATTTTTGAAAGTTTATTAAGTTTTACAAGTGAATATTCTAATATAGAAGTCGTACATGAATTAACATCTTTACCAGAGAATATTATTCCTTTTGCAAGGGATCCTTTTGGAGGGTTAATTTGTTTCGATTATCGTCCTAGTAACGACGTTCCTGTAATTGTTTTCTTTGATGAGGAATTAGAAAATAATAATATTACATTTATTTGCGAATCTTTTTCTGAGTTAATTAATAGATTACTTATTATTGAATAGTGTCCATAGATATAAATGGAGATGAGGGATAGTTACATGAAAAAATTAGATTTTGAACATACATTTAAATCAATTAGTATTCAGGACATAATGAATTTTGAAAAAAAATATAATATATCTCTTCCTGAAAACTATCGAGAGTTTTTATTGATGAATAACGGTGGTAAAACAAAACAGAGAAGATTTGAAACCAATGATTTAACTAAAGAAGGAAAAATAATATCCTCAATAAAACTGTTTTATCCACTCTCTAAAGAAAACGAAGTTAATCTTGAAAAGATGTTTGTTGACTTTAATTTAGGGCAAATAGTACCTAATAAATTTCTGCCTATAGGGAGTGATCCAGCGGATAATTTAATCTGTTTATCAATAGAAAGTGAAGATAAAAATAGCGTTTATCATTGTGATTTGGACTACTTGGAGGAAGATGGCGAATTAAAAACAGAATATATTAGACTAATATCTCGGAATTTTAAAGAATTTATCAATAGCCTATATATTCCAAGTCAAATGAAATAATGAATATTGTATCTGTATGAAAATAATATATAGCAGGTTACCCAAGTTTCAAAATAATAGATTAGAAAATGTACAGACCAGCTATGGTTAGATACCACCATGATTGGTCTGTTTTTTTGATAGTAAAGTGGTGGATTAAAAACAATTGCTGTAATTGCATAAAAAGTAAAAAGTAATTTAGTCTTGAGAGGGAATGTAAAAGGGTCGCTTCACTTTATAATGGCACATAAACCAGGAAGTATATCTAAAATGGGCTATGGAGATAAACAGCTAACAAGATGAAGCAATTAGAGTTATCCAGTCCTACTGTTAGTAAAACTACTGTTGGTATAAATTCACTTGATATCGTCAAGAATGAGAAATCTAAATTATTCTCCATTTATTACTAAGTAAGGAGGCTTACATGCTAGAGATTAATAGTTACTTACTTCACCCTGATGCAAAAACAAAACAATGGGATGAAATCAGAGGTCAACCTTCAATTTTTTTTATTAATATTAATGAGGAAAGGGTAAAGGATATCTTAAAATTTATTGATCCTCTATATATTGAGGGTTCAATTGAAATTAAATATTATGGACAAGAAGTAATGGGAGTTAAATACTGGGATTTGATTGATCAGCTTTGGAGTTACTTTATAAACATGCTTGAAGAATACAAGGTGTCTGGCAGAGCAGAAACGTATTTTCCTGATATGCCAGTAAAAATTGAGTTAATAACATTACAACATGGAATGATTAAATTTGTAATATCTGATAGTTCCTTTGTCTTGCCAGAAAAAGAGTTTTTTTCTGAAATATTAAATAGTGCTACTTTCTTCTTTGAAAAAATGCAAGATTTGTTTATTAATTCAGACTATACACATGATCTAGAAAGAATATTAAACTTAAAGGAAACATTAATTTATTAGATTCAGTGAAGTGGCTACTTAGTGCAAATTGAATCCATTATTCAACAAATAACATATATAATCCCTGTAACACCCGTATAAAGATTTTTCTCCAGTTCGTTTGTACGCCCATCAATACATGAAATTTTGAAACATAAATAATTCCGATACATTGAACAGGTCGATTATGGTCAGATCCACCATGATTGACAGACCCGTTTTCCCTCATCATTACTAGTAATAAAATTAATAAAACAGGCTCAATTATGGTACATACTACCATGATTGAGCCTGTTTTATCAGCCAAGTATAACGAACAAAACAAATACACTACTTATCTGCAGACTCATCACCCTCAACGGAAACAATAAGTTGGTC from Paenibacillus woosongensis includes the following:
- a CDS encoding DNA/RNA non-specific endonuclease; amino-acid sequence: MTYLTERYVSNEMLQVNWPYGKVRVEDLKITHQVGEHARLRLVGRAYEEIEEEIITNSGPNDFIEVYELDEERGTKALFMGQIQQLTVRIMHEQNQLVVEAISHTFNMDTYKRKRSFQHVDQKYAEIIKDVVAAYPESDFIDYSFNDKKTGKFIMQYEETDWSFLQRLASHEGASLVADITAHKPRFWIGIPEGRRQIQLPENYPFEVSRRIQAYLYTASSDHIQKTQDRTTTYTFEWMSALDIGDEVIKDDHTYVIARRQAEMKQGQLIWTYECGFREGYKRGKIHNNAIIGAAINGKIIGVSRQQVKIHLDMDNDQNEGFARWFPYAAEGNQVWYMMPEKGSKVKLYFPSSEEDEAFVIQSVRQEPGMNYAAKQQQKMADPRVKTFGNPQGKEFTLGDKELNITGREGQLYIGMNNFTGVNLSGNQQVRILAAGGIHLSGNQVELMASESLSLERIADTLEADEGAGSAGGKQVTGKLGLRDDISSYSEKIKFTATGEREEYEPILSDFEKQVQEHGAAVVKHWKYQESESARNKGRIEAYKDTGKALWGFVVDVGDMAFTTVYQVGIVVLDIDQTWDESDKKIQEFYSIFGAKDNIGSLNERNETLQGVTSSIQYVVDTVSLKKSGSELVEDAKQALKQAKEGLIDPVVTSFTKNSMSHYTTTKEENEALGYAHGQTSAMAIEAALAAASRGTTVAARARHLTPDTNSKKSKTNTVDNEQKKGIMGFIAPNGAKGLFGKGAGVHDGRFKTRGSVLDRVMENFGEAANKMKRAAVDQAPYYVMIRQTTNGIKALDFVKNENSKLFSMGGDGPDRNKGKTGGTGEGKKKGEVKTLVGEGQQFTNGRKNKLKPDIKYRTGEYDYFYETDNLGRISKFETEDLQLTKRTDRLSHSKNTPGKVKGQDHAGHLVGDRFGGSPKIDNLVSQLSDVNLRQYKKIEDTWAAALKETPPKKVTIDIEIIYSGDNMRPDKFRVRYTIDGEFGSVDLKN
- a CDS encoding immunity protein YezG family protein, with product MKEFEDMFSELQADMISICMEYVEDRADKVFVYASCEEGVISSSFFYLINNKYVKPHKLNDALEDGEVRYDVSTERGFMVLDIINDNVEKIKVLCKEYEREMPTELKLIYDVKSGKFQAEYKYDLVYTNDDVKTAHHIANEWFEDVQKTNL
- a CDS encoding SMI1/KNR4 family protein, giving the protein MKQVTWLFTDEQLNENDIITMENSLGVKFPEDYKNCIKKYNGGYPEPNIYYFNDGGDF
- a CDS encoding SMI1/KNR4 family protein, whose translation is MEGIFESLLSFTSEYSNIEVVHELTSLPENIIPFARDPFGGLICFDYRPSNDVPVIVFFDEELENNNITFICESFSELINRLLIIE
- a CDS encoding SMI1/KNR4 family protein, which encodes MKKLDFEHTFKSISIQDIMNFEKKYNISLPENYREFLLMNNGGKTKQRRFETNDLTKEGKIISSIKLFYPLSKENEVNLEKMFVDFNLGQIVPNKFLPIGSDPADNLICLSIESEDKNSVYHCDLDYLEEDGELKTEYIRLISRNFKEFINSLYIPSQMK